The following coding sequences are from one Clostridioides difficile ATCC 9689 = DSM 1296 window:
- a CDS encoding YhcH/YjgK/YiaL family protein: MIFGNINHSKTYSTLHEDLLRCFEYAKDNSLIDYEKGTYTIDGDDIFVNIVEYKTCEKEDRFWEAHKKYIDVHLMLDGCERIDINFIENLEQKIYEEKGDFLPLDGKNNGYMELRKGDFLVCYPEDAHMTGIKVLEKENIKKAIFKVLVR; the protein is encoded by the coding sequence ATGATATTTGGAAATATAAATCATAGTAAGACATATTCAACATTGCATGAAGATTTACTTAGATGTTTTGAATATGCTAAAGATAATTCATTAATAGATTATGAAAAAGGTACTTATACAATAGATGGTGATGATATTTTTGTGAATATTGTAGAGTATAAAACTTGTGAAAAAGAAGATAGATTCTGGGAAGCTCATAAGAAGTATATAGATGTTCATTTGATGCTTGATGGATGTGAACGAATAGATATAAATTTTATAGAAAATTTAGAACAAAAAATATATGAAGAAAAGGGCGATTTCTTGCCTCTTGATGGTAAAAATAATGGATACATGGAACTTAGAAAAGGTGATTTTTTAGTTTGTTATCCGGAAGATGCTCATATGACAGGAATAAAAGTTTTAGAAAAAGAAAATATCAAAAAAGCTATTTTTAAGGTTTTGGTTAGATAA
- a CDS encoding sodium:solute symporter has product MVGFTWIDFAILVVYLLAVLFAGLLFSKKEMKGKEFFKGDGTIPWWVTSVSIFATLLSPISFLSLAGNSYGGTWILWFAQLGMFIAIPLTIKFFLPLYSRLEIDTAYEYLEMRYESKGLRVLGALMFIIYQIGRMSIIMYLPSVVLAGLTGIPVNVLIVVMGVIAIIYSYTGGLKAVLWTDFIQGMVLIVGVTGTLFYLIASINGGFGTVMDTLTTGHKFLASNEVMFDKNILSTSAFIIFIGAGLNTFSSYVSSQDIVQRFTTTTDIKQLNKMTYGNGVLSMGLATVFYLIGTCLFIYYTQNPDLAQTVQQDQVFASYIAYELPVGITGILLAAIYAASQSTLSTGLNSVATSWTLDIQTIITKDISMEKQTKIAQYISLGVGILSIAVAIVLANGEIKSAYEWFNSFMGLVLGVLAGIFVLGAFCKKATKMGAYVGFIVSAILVVYLKYRMPEVTSWAYSLITITTSVVVGTIVSAIEAKVKAKVSLPKAETTVYYEK; this is encoded by the coding sequence ATGGTAGGATTTACTTGGATAGATTTTGCAATACTAGTGGTTTACTTATTGGCAGTTTTATTTGCAGGATTGTTATTTTCAAAAAAGGAAATGAAGGGAAAAGAGTTCTTCAAAGGTGATGGAACTATTCCGTGGTGGGTTACATCAGTATCAATATTTGCCACATTATTAAGTCCAATATCATTTTTATCATTAGCAGGAAATTCTTATGGTGGTACTTGGATTTTGTGGTTTGCACAATTAGGTATGTTTATAGCAATACCTTTGACAATAAAATTTTTCTTACCTCTATATAGTAGGTTAGAAATAGATACAGCATATGAATACTTAGAAATGAGATACGAAAGTAAAGGTCTTAGAGTACTTGGAGCTTTGATGTTTATAATATATCAAATAGGACGTATGTCTATCATAATGTATCTTCCATCAGTGGTTCTAGCTGGTCTTACAGGAATACCTGTAAATGTATTGATAGTAGTTATGGGTGTAATAGCAATAATTTATTCATATACAGGTGGATTAAAGGCTGTCTTGTGGACCGATTTTATACAAGGTATGGTATTAATAGTAGGTGTTACAGGGACATTGTTCTATTTAATAGCAAGTATAAATGGTGGTTTTGGAACAGTAATGGATACTCTTACAACTGGACACAAGTTCTTAGCAAGTAATGAAGTTATGTTTGATAAAAATATACTATCTACAAGTGCATTTATAATATTTATTGGAGCTGGTCTTAATACTTTTTCATCATATGTATCGAGTCAAGATATAGTTCAAAGGTTTACTACAACAACTGATATAAAGCAACTTAATAAAATGACATATGGAAATGGTGTTTTATCAATGGGACTTGCAACAGTATTTTATCTAATTGGAACTTGTTTATTTATATACTATACTCAAAACCCAGATTTAGCTCAAACAGTTCAACAAGACCAAGTATTTGCATCATATATAGCTTATGAATTACCAGTGGGTATAACAGGAATACTACTTGCAGCGATATATGCAGCTTCTCAATCAACTTTATCGACAGGGCTTAATTCAGTTGCTACAAGTTGGACTTTAGATATACAAACTATCATAACAAAAGATATAAGTATGGAAAAGCAAACTAAGATAGCACAATATATATCATTAGGTGTAGGTATACTTTCTATAGCTGTTGCAATAGTATTAGCAAATGGAGAAATAAAGTCAGCATATGAATGGTTTAATAGTTTTATGGGGCTAGTACTAGGTGTTTTAGCAGGAATATTTGTACTTGGTGCATTTTGTAAAAAAGCGACTAAAATGGGAGCATATGTTGGATTCATAGTATCAGCAATTTTAGTTGTTTATTTAAAATACCGTATGCCAGAAGTAACTTCTTGGGCATATTCTCTAATAACAATCACGACTTCTGTAGTGGTAGGTACAATAGTTAGTGCAATAGAAGCTAAAGTTAAAGCAAAAGTATCTTTACCAAAAGCTGAGACTACTGTTTATTATGAAAAATAA
- a CDS encoding GGDEF domain-containing protein: protein MNLEKIKKFFGFPLDKKHKDNVEKELCNYLYNTGKIICIIIVISQIIMMISISAREGGPFVTPRRQWYFYMYVTLFCVSSVFMFVFSYLWNKKKDCCTFYINLWIIYVTFFCLWGCVITLLDQLGGNDLSVFSYIMLAAAAFSVLKFGESVIVFGGCFLFLNLFLPGIQTIPGNEFSNIVNTFFITSLAIFVSTMLYRNRVFTYYDKLLISQQYEEISHINNLLNDKVMTDDLTKMNNRRYLEDILQKKLISHANQEPITGMMIDIDYFKQFNDNYGHQKGDYCLQNIAKVILDFTSSENEHAIRYGGEEFFICIFNCNEAEAKLKSECLRKIIECCNFERDDVPLKCVTVSIGVYTKKIEKTITLNEFISNCDKALYTAKEQGRNCVAFY from the coding sequence ATGAACTTAGAAAAAATAAAAAAATTTTTTGGATTTCCTCTAGACAAAAAACACAAAGACAATGTTGAGAAAGAACTCTGCAATTATCTTTATAATACGGGTAAAATCATTTGCATAATAATAGTAATATCTCAAATAATTATGATGATATCAATCTCAGCTAGAGAAGGAGGCCCTTTTGTCACACCAAGACGCCAATGGTATTTTTATATGTATGTAACACTATTTTGTGTATCTTCTGTCTTTATGTTTGTATTTTCTTACCTTTGGAATAAAAAAAAGGATTGCTGTACGTTTTATATAAATTTATGGATAATTTATGTGACTTTTTTCTGCCTATGGGGTTGTGTAATTACTCTACTTGACCAGTTAGGTGGAAATGACCTAAGTGTATTTAGTTATATTATGTTAGCAGCTGCAGCTTTCTCAGTATTAAAATTTGGAGAATCAGTAATAGTTTTTGGAGGATGCTTTTTGTTTCTTAATTTATTCTTACCTGGGATTCAAACTATACCAGGCAATGAGTTTAGTAATATTGTCAACACATTTTTTATAACATCCCTTGCCATTTTTGTTTCTACAATGCTATATAGAAATCGTGTATTTACTTACTATGATAAACTTTTAATTAGTCAACAATATGAAGAAATATCTCATATAAATAATTTACTTAACGACAAAGTTATGACAGATGACCTTACTAAAATGAACAACCGTAGGTACCTTGAAGATATTCTACAAAAAAAATTAATCAGCCATGCAAATCAAGAACCTATAACTGGAATGATGATAGATATAGATTATTTTAAACAATTTAATGATAATTATGGACATCAAAAGGGAGACTATTGTCTACAAAATATTGCCAAAGTAATTTTAGATTTTACAAGTTCTGAAAATGAACATGCTATACGATATGGTGGTGAGGAATTTTTTATATGTATTTTTAACTGTAATGAGGCAGAGGCTAAACTTAAATCAGAATGTTTACGAAAAATTATAGAGTGCTGCAATTTTGAGCGTGATGATGTTCCTTTAAAATGTGTAACTGTTAGTATTGGAGTTTATACAAAGAAAATTGAAAAGACAATAACATTAAATGAGTTTATAAGTAATTGTGATAAGGCTCTATATACTGCAAAAGAACAAGGACGTAATTGTGTTGCATTTTATTAA
- a CDS encoding CDIF630_02480 family spore surface protein: MESKKARALKGKDNKRLKSSLLVGNESTAAWADVEKLKPHSKVSIPSIKGVEEAKDWVDNGSKL; the protein is encoded by the coding sequence TTGGAAAGTAAAAAGGCAAGAGCATTAAAAGGTAAAGATAATAAAAGACTTAAAAGTTCACTTTTAGTTGGAAATGAGTCGACAGCAGCATGGGCTGATGTTGAAAAATTAAAACCTCATAGTAAAGTTTCAATACCTTCAATTAAGGGTGTCGAAGAAGCAAAAGACTGGGTTGACAATGGAAGTAAATTATAA
- the asnS gene encoding asparagine--tRNA ligase: MQKEFITVKELYREKEQYIGKTVKVAGWIRTSRVSKNFGFIELNDGSFFKNMQIVFDEKVENFKEVGKLAISSSILVEGELVSTEGAKQPVEIHAKSIVVEGESDSSYPLQKKRHTLEYLRTIAHLRPRSNTFSAVFRVRSIAAYAIHKFFQERNFVYAHSPIITGSDCEGAGEMFRITTMDLNDIPKTEDGKIDYTQDFFGKEANLTVSGQLNAEIMALSFRNVYTFGPTFRAENSYTGRHASEFWMIEPEIVFADLEDNMELAEDMIKYVISYVLENAPEEMEFFNSFIDKGLLERLNKIVNSEFIRITYTKAVELLIESGHEFEYPVEWGCDLQTEHERYITEQIYNCPVFVTDYPKDIKAFYMRMNEDGKTVRAMDLLVPGVGEIVGGSQREEREDVLLDRINEMGLREEDYWWYLELRKFGTATHSGFGLGFERIIMYMTGMSNIRDVIPFPRTPKNAEF, from the coding sequence ATGCAAAAGGAATTTATAACAGTAAAAGAATTGTACAGAGAAAAAGAACAGTACATAGGGAAGACTGTAAAAGTAGCTGGATGGATAAGAACATCTAGAGTATCTAAAAATTTTGGATTTATAGAGCTAAATGATGGAAGCTTCTTTAAAAATATGCAGATAGTATTTGATGAGAAAGTAGAAAATTTTAAAGAGGTAGGAAAATTAGCAATAAGCTCATCTATACTTGTAGAGGGAGAGTTAGTATCTACAGAAGGGGCTAAACAACCAGTCGAAATACATGCAAAAAGCATAGTTGTAGAAGGGGAATCAGATAGTTCGTATCCACTACAAAAGAAGAGACATACGCTTGAATATTTAAGAACGATAGCACATTTAAGACCAAGAAGTAATACTTTTTCAGCTGTATTTAGAGTAAGATCAATAGCTGCCTATGCAATACACAAATTCTTCCAAGAAAGAAACTTTGTATATGCACATTCTCCAATCATAACAGGTAGTGACTGTGAAGGTGCAGGAGAGATGTTTAGAATAACAACTATGGATTTAAATGATATTCCAAAAACTGAAGATGGCAAAATAGACTATACTCAAGATTTCTTTGGAAAAGAGGCTAATTTAACAGTTAGTGGTCAATTAAATGCCGAGATAATGGCACTTTCTTTTAGAAACGTTTATACTTTTGGACCTACATTTAGAGCTGAAAACTCTTATACAGGAAGACATGCTTCAGAATTTTGGATGATAGAGCCAGAAATAGTTTTTGCAGACCTTGAAGATAACATGGAACTTGCAGAAGATATGATAAAATATGTTATAAGCTATGTATTAGAAAATGCTCCTGAAGAAATGGAATTTTTTAATAGTTTTATAGATAAAGGATTGTTAGAAAGATTAAATAAGATAGTAAACTCTGAGTTTATTAGAATAACGTATACTAAAGCAGTGGAATTATTAATTGAATCTGGTCATGAATTTGAATATCCTGTTGAGTGGGGATGTGACCTTCAAACTGAGCATGAAAGATATATAACGGAGCAAATATATAATTGTCCAGTGTTTGTTACAGATTATCCAAAAGATATAAAAGCTTTCTATATGAGAATGAATGAAGATGGTAAAACTGTTAGAGCAATGGATTTACTAGTTCCTGGAGTTGGAGAAATCGTAGGAGGTTCTCAAAGAGAAGAAAGAGAAGATGTATTGTTAGATAGAATTAATGAAATGGGATTAAGAGAAGAAGATTATTGGTGGTATTTAGAACTTAGAAAGTTTGGTACTGCTACTCACTCTGGATTTGGTCTTGGATTTGAAAGAATAATTATGTATATGACAGGTATGTCTAACATAAGAGACGTTATACCTTTCCCAAGAACTCCTAAAAATGCTGAATTTTAA
- a CDS encoding zinc ribbon domain-containing protein: MGEKKINNMNYSHNNYSKNTGEPTRKIKNSHITLKSKEEKICSSCNKENNTKDNYCKFCGNELYEIASLRPLETKLDLKSKIKELSYHANKRGVFLTTFTTIFILFIIALIFKAIITIQFNDISYLVNPAHIILALNLGQISVSMSTMMGSGFINANIGLLILLIIPILVLLISNLIFMRKRCRDSKTVLANSLGVGIFYGLVLAILSIFTNVKTSSHSMLEYGYALEYSYEFFSVLLNGFVLGFICTYITTYKKSYEKENMYLSLFSNSIRTFILGYVLVLVILLVLTISDSSYLNELDMSSYSNGLNLFTILPQIASYMWAFANGISVTIINSTVSMFTLSSSSLFGDTKLMFYAMGALSMLILLLNGYKLRFKYNTDSIRPIIVFSIYYAFLMGILALFSTFILDSNINFFNTTNYGTTLIMQFKVLQAIVISFVYSFVISLIGYKLNLAD; this comes from the coding sequence ATGGGTGAAAAGAAAATAAATAATATGAATTATTCACATAATAATTATTCCAAAAATACAGGTGAACCAACTAGAAAAATAAAAAATAGCCATATCACTCTTAAAAGTAAAGAAGAAAAAATTTGTTCTAGTTGCAATAAAGAAAATAATACTAAGGATAATTACTGTAAATTTTGTGGAAATGAACTTTATGAAATAGCATCATTAAGACCACTTGAAACAAAACTAGACTTGAAATCTAAAATAAAAGAGCTTTCATATCATGCAAATAAAAGAGGTGTATTTTTAACAACATTTACAACCATATTTATATTGTTTATTATTGCATTGATATTTAAAGCTATTATAACTATTCAATTTAATGATATTAGTTATTTAGTAAATCCAGCACATATAATCCTAGCTCTCAACTTGGGTCAAATTAGTGTATCTATGTCTACCATGATGGGTTCTGGGTTTATAAATGCCAATATAGGTTTGTTGATATTACTTATAATCCCTATTTTGGTATTATTAATATCAAACCTAATTTTTATGAGAAAAAGATGTAGAGATTCAAAAACTGTATTAGCAAATTCTCTAGGAGTTGGAATTTTTTATGGATTAGTTTTAGCTATTTTATCTATTTTTACTAATGTAAAAACTAGTTCACATAGTATGTTAGAATATGGATATGCATTAGAATATAGTTATGAATTTTTTAGTGTTCTTTTAAATGGATTCGTATTAGGGTTTATATGTACATACATAACTACTTATAAAAAAAGTTATGAAAAAGAAAATATGTATTTATCTCTTTTTTCAAATTCTATAAGAACATTCATATTAGGTTATGTTTTAGTATTAGTAATACTATTGGTACTAACTATATCTGATAGTAGTTACTTAAATGAACTAGATATGAGTAGTTATTCAAATGGATTAAATTTATTTACTATACTCCCACAAATAGCTAGTTATATGTGGGCTTTTGCAAATGGAATTTCAGTAACCATAATAAACTCAACAGTATCAATGTTTACTTTAAGTTCTTCATCTTTATTTGGAGATACTAAATTAATGTTTTATGCAATGGGAGCATTGTCTATGTTAATATTATTATTAAATGGATACAAGCTAAGATTTAAGTATAATACAGATAGTATAAGACCTATAATAGTATTTAGTATATATTATGCATTTTTGATGGGAATATTGGCTTTATTTAGTACATTTATACTAGATAGTAATATTAATTTCTTTAATACAACTAATTATGGAACAACTTTAATAATGCAATTTAAAGTCTTACAAGCTATTGTGATTTCATTTGTATATAGTTTTGTGATATCTTTAATAGGATATAAGCTAAATTTAGCTGATTAA
- a CDS encoding N-acetylmannosamine-6-phosphate 2-epimerase gives MLDKVKGRLIVSCQALEDEPLHSPFIMGRMAKAAMEGGAVGIRAQGVEDIIEIKKVTGLPVIGIIKRNYEDSDIYITPTKKEVDELLTTGCEMIALDATNRVRPNNEDLKELIKYIKENGVLVMADISNYDEAIKAQEYGVDCVSTTLSGYTPYTKTLEGPDFVLMERLVKDLEIPVIAEGKVNTPQDLKKVFELGVHSSVVGSAITRPQLITEKFVKAIEIN, from the coding sequence ATGCTAGATAAGGTAAAGGGAAGATTAATAGTATCATGCCAAGCTTTAGAAGATGAACCTCTTCATAGTCCTTTTATAATGGGGAGAATGGCTAAGGCTGCTATGGAAGGTGGAGCTGTTGGAATTAGAGCTCAAGGAGTTGAAGATATTATTGAAATAAAAAAAGTTACTGGACTTCCTGTTATAGGTATTATAAAGAGAAACTATGAAGATTCAGATATATATATAACGCCAACTAAAAAAGAAGTTGATGAACTTTTAACAACAGGGTGTGAAATGATAGCATTAGATGCTACCAATAGAGTTAGACCAAATAATGAAGACTTAAAAGAACTTATAAAGTATATAAAAGAAAACGGTGTTCTAGTAATGGCAGATATTTCAAATTATGATGAGGCTATCAAAGCACAAGAGTACGGTGTAGATTGCGTTTCAACTACACTATCTGGATATACTCCATATACTAAAACATTAGAAGGTCCAGATTTTGTATTAATGGAAAGATTAGTTAAAGATTTAGAAATACCTGTAATAGCTGAAGGAAAGGTAAATACTCCTCAAGATTTAAAAAAGGTCTTTGAGTTGGGTGTTCATTCATCAGTAGTAGGTTCAGCAATAACAAGACCACAATTAATAACAGAAAAATTTGTTAAAGCAATTGAAATTAATTAA
- the cspC gene encoding bile acid germinant receptor pseudoprotease CspC has product MEKSYCIIYQGDIESALQENGINRYMVLNSQLAVIYVPLDFDETILNNIIQVAWWEESEPMSSLIEITNNVNNGETITTAAETDYIYENPYNDITGRGILLAVIDSGIDYLHPDFINDDGTSKVLYLWDQEANTNPPPEGFIFGSEFTRSELNIAINRNDGSLSQDNIGTGTLVSGILVGNGRINSQYRGITTESDLIVVKLKSYTDTYYAGRINYSVSDFLAAITYVTNIARTENKPLIINLTIGVKSSAVATTSILDTFNILSSAGVVVVSGAGNQGNTDIHYSGRFSSVGEVQDVIIQDGDDYALDITLNTNGPDKVGAQIISPSGEVSHDIRYSPDFYIYRGKFNLENTTYAMRFIYPYITSGKENLEIRLRDIKPGVWILRLTSELIINGEYDIYLPNKNLIAPDTRFLDPDSVATITMYAASDDVITVGTFNNKTDSMWIGSSKGPIRGRGIKPDIVASGVDIISTYKNGTYNTGTGTGVSSSIVTGVLALLMEYLEKQDNVPRLSLFTQVLKTYLILGATKLEIYTYPNVSQGYGILNLKNTIQQIANTL; this is encoded by the coding sequence ATGGAAAAATCTTATTGTATAATTTATCAAGGTGATATAGAATCTGCCCTACAAGAAAATGGAATAAATAGGTATATGGTTTTAAATAGTCAGCTTGCAGTAATATATGTACCTTTAGATTTTGATGAAACTATTTTAAATAATATAATACAAGTTGCTTGGTGGGAAGAATCTGAACCAATGAGCAGTCTAATTGAAATAACTAATAATGTAAATAATGGAGAAACCATTACAACAGCAGCTGAAACTGATTATATTTATGAAAATCCATATAATGATATAACAGGGAGAGGAATTTTATTAGCAGTTATAGATTCTGGGATAGATTATTTGCATCCTGATTTTATAAATGATGATGGAACTAGTAAAGTTTTATATTTATGGGACCAAGAAGCAAATACAAATCCACCTCCAGAAGGTTTTATTTTTGGAAGTGAATTTACAAGAAGTGAGTTAAATATAGCCATAAATAGAAATGATGGGAGTTTGAGTCAAGATAATATAGGTACTGGAACTTTAGTTTCTGGTATATTAGTTGGAAATGGAAGGATAAATTCTCAGTACAGAGGTATTACTACAGAATCAGACTTAATAGTAGTTAAATTAAAATCATATACAGATACTTATTATGCTGGAAGGATAAATTACAGTGTTTCAGATTTTTTAGCAGCTATAACGTATGTTACTAACATAGCAAGAACAGAAAATAAACCACTGATAATAAATTTGACTATTGGAGTTAAGTCAAGTGCTGTAGCAACTACTTCAATACTAGATACTTTTAATATATTGAGTAGTGCTGGTGTGGTAGTAGTGAGTGGTGCAGGAAATCAAGGGAATACAGATATTCATTATTCTGGCAGATTTAGCAGTGTGGGAGAAGTTCAAGATGTAATAATACAAGATGGAGATGACTATGCTCTTGATATAACACTAAATACGAATGGTCCAGATAAAGTGGGAGCACAGATAATATCTCCTTCAGGTGAAGTTAGTCATGATATAAGGTATTCTCCAGACTTTTATATATATAGAGGAAAATTTAACTTAGAAAATACTACTTATGCAATGAGATTTATTTATCCATATATTACCTCTGGAAAAGAAAATTTGGAGATAAGATTAAGAGATATAAAACCTGGAGTATGGATTTTAAGATTGACTTCAGAACTTATAATAAATGGAGAATATGACATATACTTGCCAAATAAAAATTTGATAGCTCCAGACACAAGGTTTTTAGACCCTGATTCAGTAGCTACTATAACTATGTATGCTGCTAGTGATGATGTAATTACAGTTGGTACATTTAACAATAAGACTGATAGTATGTGGATTGGTTCTTCGAAAGGACCAATTAGAGGAAGAGGAATTAAGCCAGATATAGTAGCTTCAGGTGTAGATATAATATCCACATATAAAAATGGAACATATAATACAGGAACAGGAACAGGAGTGAGCAGTTCTATAGTCACAGGTGTTTTAGCCTTATTGATGGAATACTTAGAAAAACAGGATAATGTACCGAGATTATCATTGTTTACACAAGTTTTAAAAACATATTTAATATTGGGTGCTACAAAACTTGAGATATATACATATCCAAATGTATCGCAGGGATATGGGATTTTAAATTTAAAAAATACGATTCAACAGATAGCAAATACTCTATAG
- a CDS encoding N-acetylneuraminate lyase — protein sequence MRTTDMKGIYSALLVSFDKEGNINEKGLRQIIRHNIDVCKVDGLYVGGSTGENFMLSTDEKKRIFEIAKDEVKEEIKLIAQVGSVNLKEAVELAKFTTDLGYDAISAVTPFYYKFDFEEIKHYYNTIINSVDNRLIIYSIPFLTGVDMSLDQFGELFENEKIIGVKFTAADFYLLERMRKTFPNKLIFAGFDEMMLPATVLGVDGAIGSTFNVNGVRARQIFELTKNEKISEALEVQHVTNDLITDILGNGLYQTIKLLLEEQGVEAGYCRQPMKEATDEMKSRAKEIYRKYF from the coding sequence ATGAGAACAACAGATATGAAGGGAATTTATTCAGCATTATTAGTTTCATTTGATAAGGAAGGAAATATAAATGAAAAAGGGTTAAGACAAATAATTAGACACAATATAGATGTTTGTAAAGTAGATGGTCTTTATGTAGGAGGAAGTACAGGGGAAAACTTCATGCTTTCAACTGATGAAAAGAAAAGAATATTTGAAATAGCTAAAGATGAAGTGAAAGAAGAAATAAAATTAATAGCTCAAGTTGGTTCAGTTAATTTAAAAGAAGCTGTAGAACTTGCTAAATTTACAACTGATTTAGGATATGATGCAATAAGTGCTGTTACACCTTTTTACTATAAATTTGATTTTGAAGAAATAAAACACTATTATAATACAATAATAAATTCTGTAGATAATAGATTAATAATATACTCTATACCATTTTTAACTGGTGTTGATATGAGTTTAGACCAGTTTGGAGAATTATTTGAAAATGAAAAAATAATAGGTGTTAAGTTTACAGCAGCAGATTTCTACTTATTAGAGAGAATGAGAAAAACATTCCCAAATAAATTAATATTTGCAGGATTTGATGAAATGATGTTACCAGCTACAGTTTTAGGTGTAGATGGGGCAATTGGTTCTACATTCAATGTAAACGGTGTCAGAGCTAGACAAATATTCGAATTAACTAAGAATGAAAAAATATCAGAAGCACTTGAAGTACAACATGTGACTAATGATTTAATAACAGATATATTAGGAAATGGCTTATATCAAACAATTAAATTACTACTTGAAGAACAAGGTGTTGAGGCTGGATACTGTAGACAACCTATGAAAGAAGCAACTGATGAAATGAAATCAAGAGCAAAAGAAATATACAGAAAGTATTTTTAA
- a CDS encoding zinc ribbon domain-containing protein, with protein sequence MEGNTNNKVDDKFSKVKKKFGSGKFKVELYKEKSKLNREIDDIQEEKAKIFLEMGILTYQKIREDSINDNSFDKFCDELLELDKLIYEKNMEINEMEMAESNVTCECGYVGNVNDKYCAECGKKFELENECDDFIICGYCESEIDTEAEFCPCCGRKIIIDLE encoded by the coding sequence GTGGAAGGAAATACTAATAATAAAGTAGATGATAAATTTTCTAAGGTTAAGAAAAAGTTTGGTAGTGGAAAATTTAAAGTTGAATTATATAAAGAAAAATCAAAATTAAATAGAGAGATTGATGATATTCAAGAAGAGAAAGCAAAGATATTCTTGGAAATGGGAATACTGACATATCAAAAAATTAGAGAAGATTCTATTAATGATAATAGTTTTGATAAATTCTGTGATGAGTTACTAGAACTTGATAAGTTAATTTATGAAAAAAATATGGAAATTAATGAAATGGAAATGGCAGAAAGTAATGTAACTTGTGAGTGTGGTTATGTTGGAAATGTAAATGATAAATATTGTGCTGAATGTGGTAAAAAATTTGAATTGGAAAATGAATGTGATGATTTTATAATTTGTGGTTATTGTGAAAGTGAGATAGATACAGAGGCTGAATTTTGTCCATGCTGTGGAAGAAAAATTATAATAGATTTAGAATAA